Proteins from one Nicotiana tabacum cultivar K326 chromosome 23, ASM71507v2, whole genome shotgun sequence genomic window:
- the LOC142177005 gene encoding histidine-containing phosphotransfer protein 4-like — MQRQAAYMRRSLFDQEYLDEQFIQLEELQDDANPNFVEEVVNLYFTDSARFIRNIELALANGPYDFNKLDDMMYRFKGSSSSIGAKRVKSECSQFQEYCNQRNIEGCKRAFQGVKQEYATLKSKLDTYFQIAREAS; from the exons ATGCAACGCCAAGCTGCCTACATGAGGAGAAGCCTCTTCGATCAG GAATACCTAGATGAACAATTTATTCAGCTAGAAGAACTGCAAGATGATGCTAATCCTAACTTCGTGGAGGAAGTCGTCAACCTATATTTTACTGATTCAGCTAGATTTATCCGTAATATTGAGCTTGCTCT GGCAAATGGACCTTATGATTTTAATAAACTGGATGATATGATGTACCGATTCAAGGGTAGCAGCTCAAG TATCGGTGCAAAAAGAGTGAAAAGCGAATGCTCTCAGTTTCAAGAGTACTGCAATCAAAGAAATATCGAAGG GTGCAAGAGGGCATTTCAAGGGGTGAAGCAAGAGTATGCCACTCTAAAATCTAAGCTTGATACTTATTTTCAG ATAGCAAGAGAAGCCTCTTGA
- the LOC107765030 gene encoding uncharacterized protein LOC107765030 yields the protein MVFENVRQFRSALQDYVIQRRVQLKLRPNERNRVRATCLNSSRCRWHILGSLQGHTKNFIVSTYYHVHSCFSVTRNKLAHTTWIVKHYKYKFINQPEIKLNKLQELIRIKYGVYVEKTICVRARQKVMGNYLGDYKMKFARIYDYADMIKTTNPRSTVVVRTSKEIEPGKEVFVGIYICLHALKIGWLEGCRNIIGFDGTFLKGVCKGDPLSCNAKDGNNQIYPVAWAVVEKETKNN from the coding sequence ATGGTCTTTGAAAATGTTAGACAATTTAGATCTGCTTTACAAGACTATGTTATACAGAGGAGAGTTCAGTTAAAATTAAGACCAAATGAGAGGAATAGGGTCAGGgcaacatgtttgaactctagtAGATGTAGATGGCATATTTTAGGCAGTTTACAGGGCCACACAAAGAACTTCATTGTTAGCACATACTACCATGTCCATTCATGCTTCTCAGTCACAAGGAACAAACTTGCTCACACAACTTGGATAGTTAAACATTACAAATATAAGTTCATTAATCAGCCTGAGATAAAGCTCAATAAGTTGCAAGAGTTGATAAGGATTAAGTATGGTGTGTATGTAGAAAAAACAATATGTGTCAGGGCTAGACAGAAGGTAATGGGTAATTATTTAGGTGATTACAAAATGAAGTTTGCTAGGATTTATGATTATGCTGACATGATAAAAACTACTAACCCTAGAAGCACTGTTGTGGTGAGGACTTCAAAAGAAATAGAACCTGGTAAAGAGGTCTTTGTGGGGATATATATTTGTTTACATGCTTTGAAAATAGGTTGGTTAGAAGGGTGTAGAAATATAATTGGCTTTGATGGTACATTTCTGAAGGGAGTGTGTAAAGGTGATCCATTGTCATGCAATGCTAAGGATGGTAATAACCAGATATACCCTGTTGCATGGGCAGTAGTTGAGAAAGAGACCAAGAATAATTGA